In Diachasmimorpha longicaudata isolate KC_UGA_2023 chromosome 4, iyDiaLong2, whole genome shotgun sequence, a single genomic region encodes these proteins:
- the LOC135161884 gene encoding probable RNA-binding protein 18 has translation MAVNPKIPLPLEPIRSSALEDRRLWVGNLDLRINEFQLLKIVQTYGEIEKFDLLFHRSGPQAGQPRGYAFVTYTTVEAAIKAKEALNNAKLGSKNAVVRWAHTVSESEMDKTKPKIDIPALAGAKKGDAKISRETTIQAIEAKLKLMNEVEEEFELNKPLEGTSLIQQYQKPELQKPSSSSRHHPHHQYHHHHRYHHSRPYSRPRSRR, from the exons ATGGCA GTTAACCCGAAAATTCCTCTGCCTTTGGAGCCAATAAGATCGAGCGCTTTGGAAGACAGGAGGCTGTGGGTGGGTAACCTGGACCTGAGGATAAATGAGT TCCAACTTCTCAAAATCGTTCAAACATACGGCGAAATCGAAAAGTTTGATCTGCTGTTTCATCGGTCAGGACCTCAGGCTGGACAGCCCAGAGGTTATGCATTCGTTACATATACAACAGTGGAAGCTGCCATCAAAGCGAAAGAAGCTTTAAATAATGCTAAGCTGGGATCCAAAAATGCTGTTGTCCGGTGGGCTCATACAGTGTCAGAG AGTGAAATGGACAAGACGAAACCGAAGATTGATATCCCAGCCCTGGCAGGGGCGAAAAAGGGGGACGCGAAAATTAG CCGAGAAACTACGATTCAAGCGATTGAAGCAAAGCTGAAGTTGATGAACGAAGTGGAAGAAGAATTCGAACTCAATAAACCTCTGGAGGGCACGTCCCTAATCCAGCAGTACCAGAAGCCAGAACTACAGAAGCCTTCCTCCTCTAGTCGTCACCATCCTCACCACCAataccatcatcatcatcgataTCACCACAGCCGTCCATACTCACGACCCCGATCGAGGAGATAA
- the LOC135161868 gene encoding uncharacterized protein LOC135161868, whose amino-acid sequence MVGHLPNNPISHNNAHNASLTKNHGARGRNGPDENIYAEEATPGQGPTAETKKIFELLRAGDTETVEEMVEKNGMNILSARDKWGYTPAHWAALDGNVEVMRYLVERNGPVDLSCLGTQGPKPIHWACRKGHSAIVQILLKAGVAVNAADFKGLTPLMTACMFGKFATAAFLLGSGAHGHLTDINGDTALHWAAYKGHPELIRLLMYSGVDLQKPDYFGSTPLHLACLSGNVSCVKILCEKSKIGLGPKDKNGKTPLQLAKSHRHSEVVTILENEQKRRARWVPPINELWALLFGGAGNSKGPLLLFMGSVLLWGYPMYLLKCIPITWNLLRGSHYCFIYWNILMWISWIVANRRDPGYVPQNTDTYYRAIKQIPYFDKWKKRNVILSRLCHSCRCFRPLRAKHCRICNRCVSYFDHHCPFIYNCVGLRNRMWFFLFVMCIAINCTFTLYFACYCIAIEGLQLMYVLGLMEALVFCGLGWILTCTSVLHACMNLTTNEMFNYKRYSYLRDKRGRYLNPFSRGPVLNFIEFFLYPPDHHATDPQHYHILSEEVM is encoded by the exons ATGGTCGGGCATCTACCCAACAATCCCATTTCCCATAACAATGCCCACAACGCTAGCTTAACGAAAAATCATGGGGCCAGAGGACGAAATGGTCCAGACGAGAATATCTATGCGGAAGAGGCCACACCAGGGCAGGGGCCCACGGCGGAAACGAAGAAAATCTTCGAACTCCTCAGAGCAGG GGACACGGAAACGGTTGAGGAgatggtggaaaaaaatggtatGAACATTTTAAGTGCCAGAGACAAATGGGGGTATACGCCAGCACACTGGGCTGCTCTTGATGGAAACGTTGAA GTCATGCGATATCTTGTTGAGCGCAATGGGCCAGTGGACCTCTCGTGCCTGGGCACTCAGGGCCCAAAGCCAATCCATTGGGCATGCAGGAAAGGACATAGTGCAATTgttcaaattttattgaag GCCGGTGTAGCTGTCAACGCAGCGGACTTCAAGGGCCTAACACCCCTGATGACAGCCTGTATGTTCGGAAAATTCGCCACTGCCGCATTCCTCCTTGGATCTGGTGCTCACGGTCACTTGACTGACATTAACGGTGATACAGCTTTGCACTGGGCCGCCTACAAGGGACACCCGGAGCTGATAAGACTCCTGATGTACAGTGGAGTGGATCTCCAAAAACCTGACTATTTTGGATCAACTCCCCTTCATCTTGCTTGTCTCTCGGGCAATGTGAGCTGCGTAAAAATTCTCTGCGAGAAAAGTAAAATCGGACTGGGGCCAAAGGACAAGAATGGAAAGACTCCCCTTCAGCTGGCGAAGAGCCATCGACATTCGGAAGTCGTGACAATCCTAGAGAACGAGCAAAAACGTCGAGCAAGATGGGTACCACCAATCAATGAACTTTG GGCGTTGCTATTCGGTGGAGCCGGAAATAGCAAAGGGCCTCTGCTGCTTTTCATGGGATCAGTACTACTCTGGGGCTACCCTATGTATCTATTAAAATGCATTCCAATCACTTGGAATTTGTTAAGAGGAAGTCATTACTGTTTTATTTACTGGAATATTCTAATGTGGATATCGTGGATTGTTGCAAATAGACGGGATCCTGGTTATGTGCCTCAAAATACCGATACTTATTACAGAGCTATAAAACAG attcCCTACTTCGACAAGTGGAAAAAGAGAAACGTTATTTTATCTCGTTTATGCCATAGCTGTAGATGTTTCAGGCCCTTAAGGGCCAAGCACTGTAGAATTTGCAATCGTTGTGTTTCATATTTTGATCATCACTgtccatttatttataattgcgTTGGTCTTCGAAACAg AATGTGGTTTTTTCTATTTGTTATGTGCATTGCAATAAATTGTACCTTCACACTGTACTTCGCTTGCTATTGCATCGCAATTGAGGGGTTGCAGTTGATGTACGTGTTGGGTCTGATGGAGGCGCTTGTTTTTTGCGGACTCGGTTGGATACTAACATGCACATCA GTATTACACGCCTGCATGAATTTAACAACCAACGAGATGTTCAATTACAAAAGATACTCATATTTGAGGGACAAGAGAGGACGATACCTCAATCCTTTCAGCAGAGGACCAGTgctcaatttcattgaattttttctttatccaCCAGATCATCATGCAACAGATCCACAACATTATCACATACTTTCCGAGGAAgttatgtaa
- the LOC135161861 gene encoding engulfment and cell motility protein 1, whose amino-acid sequence MYTQTIKMPVQKDSNIVKIAVKTAGTNLNAQLIEFNQKQPLTGIIQELCNGWGLSDPDTYSLQFSESKNKNYITEKNRNEVKNGSILRLEHSPSKTAGDILAKLNDGTIEEKVSALEKSSTLASDITFAHEFINKQGLALIISQVESGKYKTTALAYSLKSFVELMDHGIVSWDILEPPFINKVASYVNNQAVTQDADVIEASLSILENIVLNSSGQYALVEKEVTFPNLSNHLQNMKPEIQQNTIALINALFLKADARKRKHVAATLQSKQIRNVFLTNVIQSTGEVGTEMAHQLYVLQTLMLGLLEQRMMTKMDPQDQDAHDKIKELRRIAFDTEGNSTNDVTSRKQGLPAKDYKKLGFKCDINPALDFIVTPPGMLALDCMVYFARNHTEAYTKVVLEHSCRADEHECPFGRTSVELVKLLCEILKIGEAPSEQGQSYHPMFFTHDHPFEEFYCACIVLLNKTWKEMRATTEDFVKVFSVVREQITRALQSKPTGLDKFKTKLQSLTYSTITSLWQQERTNREEWESHAKPIVELREQITPEILELIQQQRLGFLVEGTRFTKYSARGQRIKDKFWYVRLSPNHKVFHYGDCDEKSVPTIDELPLKLAVVDIRGLLVGRDCPHMKDLQRRKTTHQLAFSLVLESLQTTHLDFVAPDEQVYDYWTDGINALLGNKMTSKETENDLETLLSMDIKLRLLDADGLEIPQDPPPVPEPPPNYDFCYELK is encoded by the exons ATGTATACGCAGACAATTAAGATGCCGGTGCAAAAGGACTCGAACATTGTTAAAATTGCTGTCAAAACCGCTGGGACGAATCTGAATGCCCAACTGATTGAGTTTAATCAGAAACAACCCTTGACCGGAATAATTCAGGAACTCTGCAATGGCTGGGGCTTATCTGATCCGGACACCTATTCTCTTCAATTCTCCGAGagtaagaataaaaattacatcacCGAGAAGAATCGAAATGAAGTTAAGAATGGAAGCATTTTGAGATTGGAGCACTCGCCTTCGAAGACAGCTGGAGATATTCTCGCCAAATTAAATGATGGAACAATCGAGGAGAAGGTTTCTGCACTTGAAAAATCGAGTACCCTAGCTTCGGACATAACGTTTGCACATGAGTTCATCAACAAACAAGGATTGGCGTTGATCATTTCACAGGTAGAGTCAGGAAAATACAAAACAACAGCTCTTGCATATTCTCTCAAATCCTTTGTGGAGTTGATGGACCATGGAATAGTCTCTTGGGACATTCTCGAGCCACCGTTCATCAACAAGGTCGCCAGCTACGTTAACAATCAGGCAGTAACACAAGATGCTGACGTTATCGAAGCTTCTCTGAGCATACTCGAGAATATTGTACTGAACTCCTCAGGGCAGTACGCATTAGTCGAGAAAGAAGTCACCTTTCCAAATCTGTCCAATCATCTGCAGAATATGAAACCCGAGATACAGCAGAACACAATTGCCTTGATTAACGCACTCTTCCTCAAGGCAGATGCTCGCAAACGAAAACACGTGGCTGCAACTCTGCAGTCCAAACAAATCAGAAATGTTTTTCTGACCAATGTTATTCAGTCAACTGGTGAAGTGGGCACGGAAATGGCTCATCAACTTTACGTGCTGCAAACACTGATGTTGGGCCTCCTCGAACAAAGGATGATGACGAAAATGGATCCTCAGGATCAAGATGCTCATGATAAAATAAAGGAACTTCGACGAATCGCTTTTGACACGGAGGGAAATTCAACTAATGACGTGACTTCTCGAAAGCAGGGACTTCCTGCCAAAGATTACAAGAAATTGGGCTTTAAGTGCGATATTAATCCAGCTCTGGATTTCATTGTCACTCCTCCTGGTATGTTGGCACTGGATTGTATGGTTTACTTTGCAAGGAATCATACGGAAGCTTATACAAAGGTCGTTCTGGAACATTCTTGTCGAGCTGACGAGCATGAATGTCCTTTTGGAAGAACCAGTGTGGAACTTGTTAAATTACTTTgtgaaattctgaaaatagGCGAAGCCCCTAGCGAACAGGGGCAGTCCTACCATCCTATGTTCTTCACTCACGATCACCCCTTCGAAGAATTTTATTGTGCTTGCATCGTTCTTCTGAATAAAACCTGGAAAGAGATGCGAGCAACAACTGAGGACTTCGTGAAAGTTTTCTCGGTTGTTCGCGAGCAGATTACACGTGCTCTTCAATCCAAGCCTACTGGTCTTGATAAATTCAAAACTAAACTCCAGAGTTTGACGTATTCTACAATCACTAGCTTGTGGCAGCAGGAAAGAACCAACAGGGAAGAGTGGGAGAGCCATGCTAAGCCTATTGTTGAGCTCCGCGAGCAGATAACTCCGGAGATTTTGGAGCTCATACAACAGCAGAGACTTGGGTTCTTGGTCGAGGGGACTAGGTTCACCAAGTACAGTGCCAGAGGACAG cgaataaaagataaattctGGTACGTCCGCCTCTCCCCAAACCACAAAGTCTTCCACTACGGCGATTGTGATGAAAAATCAGTGCCAACAATTGACGAGCTCCCGCTAAAACTGGCAGTAGTGGATATCAGAGGATTACTTGTCGGCAGAGACTGCCCCCACATGAAGGATCTTCAAAGACGAAAAACAACTCATCAGCTGGCCTTTTCCCTCGTTCTAGAGTCCCTACAAACCACCCATCTGGATTTCGTCGCTCCAGACGAACAGGTCTACGACTATTGGACTGATGGCATCAATGCCCTCCTCGGAAACAAAATGACTAGTAaagaaaccgaaaatgatctTGAAACTTTGCTGTCGATGGATATCAAACTTAGACTTTTGGATGCTGATGGCCTGGAAATCCCCCAAGACCCCCCTCCAGTTCCTGAACCTCCTCCAAACTATGACTTCTGCTATgagttgaaataa
- the LOC135161885 gene encoding small ribosomal subunit protein mS25, whose protein sequence is MPFMVGRAPIRRTLPYLQAGKLVLKDNIQIMTINYNTFGEHHVGTKDFVFWKLPQIQYKNPEVQINVFKNMTPSPFIQCFYDTGKRMLIDVDGRSSDEIYEHLIRVIGKSKDVLEREAIAAEKKENPANFGNGCAKHCMCEVPGQLPCPSVVPLPYHMRGKYRYGPPEV, encoded by the exons ATGCCGTTTATGGTAGGGAGAGCGCCAATTAGGCGAACATTGCCGTATTTACAAGCTGGCAAATTAGTCCTGAAAGACAATATTCAAATAATGACGATAAATTATAATACGTTTGGCGAACATCATGTTGGAACAAA ggACTTTGTATTTTGGAAACTGCCGCaaattcaatataaaaatcCAGAGGTCCAAATCAATGTATTCAAGAATATGACTCCCTCGCCATTTATCCAGTGTTTTTACG ATACGGGAAAAAGAATGCTAATCGACGTCGACGGTCGAAGCAGTGACGAGATCTACGAACATTTGATCAGAGTAATTGGTAAATCGAAAGATGTTTTGGAGAGAGAAGCTATTGCGGCGGAGAAGAAAGAGAATCCAGCGAATTTCGGAAATGGTTGCGCAAAACACTGCATGTGCGAAGTTCCTGGCCAGCTCCCATGTCCCAGTGTAGTTCCATTACCTTATCATATGAGAGGAAAATACAGATATGGTCCTCCGgaagtttaa